TGAACAAGGCTCCACTCATGTTTAAACACAAAAGTGCCTGAAGAAGGCTTTAGCCATTGAACCTAATTAGGTCCTATTGCAATCTTTATAAGAGTTGAATTATAAGCCTGTAAAATATCATcagcaaatttttttttcataaaataaaacctatgaGGATGTCATTATTGACCTTTGAATAACGAGATTGTTCCTACACTTCTAAATACCTCATAAATAAAATCATCACGAATAGTATGTTCCAAGGGATACTAAATTGACTCCAGGTGCTTGCAATACAGTTCCATTTTAGCCAAACTATTAGAGTTTGTGTGACCCGAATCTTATCAcctgaaaatataaatatagtgACAAAATAAGGGGATCTATGGGGGTGAGAGGCCTAGGATTTCCTCGTAAAAtctgtgttttatttttcctattctTATTTCTTTGCGATCATTCTATTGTCATTGTTAACTTCTATtacaacacaaacaaaaatgtTAGCCTCTGAAGAAATCTGGTTgctaaatatatatgatatgatggataaattatttctatagtttatttatttactaattctTTTTGGATAATGGGAATTTTATGGGGCGAGGCGGGTATTTGAATTGCAAATGTAGCTCATTTTCATATGGAGGAATTTATCATAGGTGAAAAATAAGTTATGACTTTGGTCTATCTTTTTATCAGTTTGactcttatattttatttttgttatcaaTTTGGTACTTTCATTCCGTTAAACCCTGTTATcctaaactaaattttcttttaaaaaaaattaaaccaaacaatGACATGTTGCCACGTGTCACGTAAAAAAtcacctaaaaatattaaaattataaaaaattaaaattaaaaacccaaaaatcttaaaactggaaaattattaaaaataaaaataaatatttattttcgaaaattataaaaattaaaattataagcatgcaaaacattaaaaataaaactatattcataaaattttaaaaataatgctTATTGGGAATTTcaggtttttaaaaaatagaatattatgattttcttttaagaattttatggtaattttttacttaaaaacttaatttttaaaaaatatttaaaattttcattaagaaaccctaaaatttcccaaaagaataccattaaatttttttaaatatcataaaattctaaaattttctaaaaccataaaattccaaacaaatagtttttctttttaaagtttaagattttttaaaattttttgttacttataatttttaaaagattatgattatttccaaaattagataatgatttaatttcttatttttataatttccacagttttaatatttatggatttattattaatttttgaaaagtctcaaaataaattttaaaaattagaagtatacgaagttttaaattttttaaaaaaattcataaaatttaaaaagtacattTGTTTGGAGTTTTAggttttaggaatttttttatgaaaaaatttaagaattttaggtttttttgggaaatttttgctttttttgtaattttatgattttttaaattttaaagaaaatttgagttttagtaAAAATCTgccataaaattcttaaaaaattcataataatattaaattttctagaaaacctaaaattccaaatatataatgaaattttttaactttttggaTTTTTGCATACTtataatcttaatttttataattttcaaaaataaattatgatttttattttaataatattttgaattttagatattttgagtttttattttaatctttatttttatatttttaacattttaagttatatttttcttttattgacaAGTGGTAGCGTGCTATTggttggtttaattttttaacgaaaatttCAATTAAGGTAATGGGAATTAACGAAATGAAAATACAGgagttaaattgataaaagtaGTACAGATACCAAAGTGATAATTTAGCTATAGTATAGAAACAAAAGTGATATTAagcttcttttttaattaataatttattcatcaaGTAAACAAAAATTCTACATAGTTATCGGCACTCGTACCGTGagcttcatttaaaaaaattaaatttttttatcaaaatatctaacaatttactaattttaaaggatttatttATGATGATGATAGGGAGAAGGGAGACGTTAGCCACCattgttattgtttttattttattttatttttaattgttttctttgattttttattaagagtagttaaattttagtttaaaattctatgtttgaattgagagatttttaattcttgttttaacattggctttttttattattttgaaattgataggtACACTCAATGTATCGTTATAGACATCATTTTGAGAAAGGTTTCTCATTCGATGTTTGGAATAATACACaattggtaaaataaaataaaaattcaattcagaGTTGTCGATTTATTTTACCAAATAACATATTGGCGTGGTTCAATTGATTATATGGTTGGATAACATGGGATCAAACGATATAATTTAAATGGTGCATACAGTTGAAATATTAATTAGAGTCAAATGCATCTGATTTGCAAAcctatcaaataattaaattgtcgAAATCTTTTAAGTTACTTGATTGATAAGGTTTAATTGTCAGttaatttacaattaaaatgaattagtgGTTTAAGACAATTCCTTAATTCCTTTAACTGATTTATCATCGAGTGAGAAAACATCCATAATCAATTCTAACATTGTACTCGCTTTTGTTAATCTGGTTTATTCTACtctattttagaatttggtacttactttttggattttatttggTTGTTCTGGTTATACTTTAAACCCTCGCAGATTCACACACGTCTTAATCACTGTGagatcaattataaatttattttattttagacacaaggtttttatttttagtagatTCCTTTAAAAAAGAAGGATTGCCTTTGTTGTGGCTGTTATACTGCTATTATTTTGGGGCCAAGAGTATATTTCTTCGTATAGGCCCAAGAGCATCTTTGATCTTTCAGACATAAAAGTATTTCTAACAAAAATAACACGCAACAGAATCTAAAATATCACTCCATTGACAGCATAAAAAGGTTTAGACAGTCTTTCAACACCCATAGATATGACAGttttaaacatgaaaaatagGATAGCTTATTAGGCTATTCATGTTCTTATGAAGCATCTTTCAAAAGTAAAAGACAAGCATTTCTAACAAAAATGACATGCAAACACAACTCTAAATTTATTCCATTAATAGCATGAAAAGATCCTAGGCCTATTACATGCATAATTTCACAAACCTCACAAATAAAGAACGATAGGAAGGATATAGGAAAAGAGGGTGGGCATACCCTCACACGGTGAACCGATCTTCAAAATAGATGATTTTGCATAAGCACATCAATATTCTTCACCTTCCTCTTCATCATCTCCACCTTCAGCGCCAACTTCTTCATAATCCTTCTCAAGAGCAGCCAGATCCTCACGGGCTTCTGAGAATTCACCTTCTTCCATGCCTTCGCCAACATACCAATGCACAAAAGCTCTCTTTGAGTACATGAGATCAAACTTGTGGTCAATGCGTGCAAACACCTCAGCCACTGCTGTATTATTGCTTATCATGCAAACAGCTCGCTGCACCTTAGCAAGATCTCCTCCAGGTACAACAGTTGGGGGCTGATAGTTAATACCGCATTTGAAACCAGTTGGGCACCTGCAGAACCCATCAAGATTTCAGACAAAAAGGTATATTTACATCAGACATGGCTACCTTCAACACGATTTGCTTCAGTACATAAGCAATATATATGATTGCTTATTTCCTTAGCAATCCAGAACCTCCTAAAGAAGTAAATATAGGTATCTCAGTATATTGCCGGTGTAGCATTACATGCATAGGAGATTTGAGTAAATCAAACTTTAAGAACAAAATTCTGGTGCCAAGATAccgttactaaattatttaagtattcAAAGACGAAAAGGAAACAAGGACCAGAACAACTTGACTTTCAACAGAATTGATTTTGAATGTAGTAAATAAAACCAAGTTTTGTAACCATTGAACTACTGAAGCAGAGCTTTCCATCTTACCAGTCAACAAACTGCACAGTCCTCTTTGTTTTAATAGTAGCAACAGCAGCATTAACATCCTTAGGCACAACATCTCCTCGATACATCAGGCAGCATGCCATGTACTTCCCATGCCTAGGATCGCACTTCGCCATCATGCTTGAGGGCTCAAACACAGCGTTTGTGATCTCAGGAACTGATAACTGTTCATGGTATGCTTTCTCAGCTGAGATAACAGGCGCATAAGAAGAGAGCATGAAGTGGATTCGAGGATAAGGCACAAGATTGGTTTGGAACTCTGTAATGTCCACATTAATGGCTCCATCAAACCTTAAAGAAGTTGTCAAGGACGATATGATTTGAGAAATCAACCGGTTCAAATTGGTGTAAGTTGGCCTCTCGATATCGAGGGATCTCCGGCATATGTCATAAATTGCTTCATTGTCCAAGAGCACAGCCACATCTGTGTGTTCAAGAAGCGAATGAGTGGACAGAACGCTATTGTAAGGCTCCACAACTGCAGTTGAGACCTGCaaatttaacaagaaaaaaCCCAAAGAAGAGTCCAACACAATTGAGTTTATCAACTTTCATTCAAGTCCCAAACCTTTGATTTCATCAAAGTGTATCATTGAACTTCTATAACTAACATATTAGGTCACTTATTCTAACtccattaaataattttactgcAAAAGGTGTCTTAGCATGCACATATGACGTGCTTTCCACGCATAACCAACTTTGGAATTTCATGCTGGGTAAGGAATGCACGATTAACCAACTTTTTCATTAGAATTACTTTATGGACTTAGCATAAGTGacctaatttattaataatagaagtttaatggttaaatttgataaaattaaagcCTTGTGATCTACATGGACCATAATGTAAATTACCCCCACAAAAATGTTTCAAAGGCTAAATGGCAAACCGAAAATGGTGATTTCCATGAGTTAGCAGTAACCAAAACAGCTAAGTACCTGAGGCGAAGGATAGATGGTGAACCCAAGCTTGGACTTCTTTCCATAATCTACCGACAAGCGCTCCAACAACAAAGATCCCAAACCAGAACCAGTTCCACCGCCGACAGCATTAAACACCATAAAGCCTTGCAGACCAGTGCAGTTATCAGCTAACTTCCTAACTCGATCAAGGCAGAGATCAACAATTTCCTTTCCAACTGCAAAACAAAAGTGGAATCAGTGCaaggaaacaaacaaacaacacCAACATGGAAGCGAAGTGCAGAGAAAGGATGTTTGTTACTTGTATAGTGGCCTCTGGCAAAGTTATTAGCAGCATCTTCCTTGCCAGAAATAAGCTGCTCAGGGTGGAAAAGTTGGCGATAAGGGCCAGTCCGCACTTCATCGATAACAGTGGGTTCCAGATCAACAAAGACAGCTCTCGGTACATGCTTTCCTGAACCCGTTTCGCTGAAGAAAGTGTTGAAAGCATCGTGTGCTACACCGACTGAGGTGTCACTGCATTCACCATTAAGCTTCTTCAGCAAAACACATTAGCAATgccaaaacaagaaaataacaaaaggaggaggaaaaaaaaaaacagagaaaccGTTATCTCATGACTAGATCCAAACTTTTGTTAAAAGAGAAATAAGTTTGGAATTTTGAtcccaaaaacaaaataaaataaaacctggGCATGGTTCCATCAGGATGGATTTCATGTTCAAGACAGTAGAGCTCCCAGCAAGAATTCCCGACTTGAATCCCAGCTTGACCAATGTGGACGCTAATAATCTCTCtcatctcttctttttctttcttcctaaGGTCAAAATAAGTAAAGATCTGGAATTTAGAAGACTCGATACAAAAGGATCTGAGTTAAATCTGATCAgatctaaataaatttgttaGGGAAAATGGAATGGAACTATGAAGGCAAAGGATAATGAGTGAACTGTATACTAAATATCTGCTTTCATTTCCCCCCTTTAAGGTCGGCAGCTAATGCAAAGTTTCGAAATTTATTCTCTAAAAAGTATTATATACACCAAACACATTTcactaatttcattatttatatggtataatttttccataaatagTTCACATgacatttcttttataattgagGTGGGAATacactaaattaaatttcatgtttaacACTGGAAAGTTAATGTATCATTTTTATGGGGAGtaataacttattttttatagggagtaataatttattttgccCTCCACTCTATaaaataggttattttaatttttatttttatccttttaatttgtatttgtttactAAATCATTTCAGAACTAATGGAAAAGTTACCGTTATTAATTTTGCCGATGTGATATACACGTGAATTATTTCGTGGATGACATGTTGTCTCGAAATAATTCAATTGATGTGCAAGCATACACAAGTAATAAAGAAGTAAGTAAGAGTTATCGCATTCATACGGACTGTTTATACAAatcaaaaattgcaaaattaatacttaacaaattggttggtgatgagatcaattaaagtGTGATGAATTTCCTAACTATACTAGATTAACCTAAgtatgattaaaaattaaattaaacacaaaaaatttaaaatgcaagTTTTTAAGagtaaacacaatagcaagCACGTGTTCGAATAATTTTCCTTCCcaacttataattatttatactgCTAAGAGATGTTACCGAGATTCCGTGGCATATTGATAATTTACTAACCCTAATTTTACGAGTGCTCAGTTTCTCTCAAAGACCTAAGCTTAACCTTTAAGTCAACATATTTCTATGTCTAGTCCGGCCTTAAGCTTACCTTTCCAAGCATCGTCTAAGGAATCAcacttattaaaatattaggttTTTCTAGCATATGTCTATGTCAATTAACTTAGTATTTTAATAAGCAGGTGACCGCCTATAAATGTGTTACcgtttatagtaaaaatagcacacaaaaaatatataaaattagaacaGCGGTGTCCGCAAGCGtacgggtcaaattgtaatatagtaaagtttataacGAAACACTAGTAAGTATTCTGAGAATCGTACCAAAGGGATTGCAGATTtgagaaattaatattaaattaattacaaaaaataattactaatctagtcgagtcacgaattagtagtgttaatccaatttgagattttaattaaactatttaaattaactaacctAAACTAACCTAATGGAATTTCATATTCCTAGTGTCAACAATGCGAGCCTCTAGCCTATGATCggttaaatcattaattaataaaaaaagattaattaatCTCAGAATTCAAGTTCTAATATGAATTAGCTATTAATTAACTAGTATTGCCTCCTGACCTCTACTAATTACTTAATTGGCGGATACTCACTTATCTCCTAACCTCTACTAATTACTTAATTGGCGGATACTCACTTATCTCCTGACCTCACTTTCTCCATAAGGATAAACCACGATTTACTCGATTCGGTTTATCTCCCGATCTTGTCTCCCCAATGATAACTTCCTAaagttgtcaagcctagggtttaggaACGTGTAATCTATACCAACTACTCTTATTATGAACccttattattttgttaattaattgaattaattaattaagtggtTCAATAAACGAATCATGCAAGATATGAATAAAGCACAAgatttattctaatattcatatAAACATTAGTTGATCAggttaacaaaatataaataaaaaaataaaatagaagagtAGAGAGAATGCTCATGAATATATATTGAAGCGTGGATCCAGAGCAATCTTCGCTCGCAATTGTCTTCACATTAGAATAGAAAAGTTTCGGCTACACgaatatcaaaagaaaataaaactgaaTAGTAAAACTATCTACCTAAGTCTGCTTACCATTCCAGTGAACCTAAGGCATTTATATATAGGCTACAAGTTGCTTGGTGACCACTTAACCTAGATACACTTTGGGattctaataaataaaatattttgataaagcTATGGtccaaataagaaaatttccCAAAACTGTTGTCCAAGGAAATCAACTTCACTTTGGTCTGCCATGTCGCCACACCAAGGAAAAGCTCATTGAGACATTGCCTCATCGGGAAGTGGAAGCCTTCATCATTGGGACGTCGCGCACTACTTCCGCTTGGGATGTTTCTCGGTGTCATGTAGCGACATGAGATACTAGTGTCGCACCATGACCTTCGTTCCTTGCAATCTTGGGCTTGAAATGACTTCCTGCACACTTAATTAACCTATTAAAATTCCTGAGGCCCGAGTCGGCCTTACGAGTCATCGAAATGGcaaaaaatgcaataattaattataaaatgctatgaaaacaagctcgttaagtgTAGAAATGACTTAAAATAACTACTACAAGTGACATGAGGTCACttacccccacacttaagtctttacttgtcctcaagcaaattaaacaaaataaaaactaacacTAAAActgaaaacagaaaataaacatgtaataaaatGTAATTGAGCTAGCTTGGTACATGAGATTGGATCGGAGCATCGACACTAGAGATATTTGCCTAAATCTATAACTGTTGCTAgaaaattaaacaattcaaagtTATTTACACCTAAACAGattagttcaataaattacaaagtaaaaaatttaaagaaaattaaatataaatctccatcaaaatgtatatatgaacatagtatttatttttgtaggGTATAA
This genomic stretch from Gossypium raimondii isolate GPD5lz chromosome 6, ASM2569854v1, whole genome shotgun sequence harbors:
- the LOC105773055 gene encoding tubulin alpha-3 chain, giving the protein MREIISVHIGQAGIQVGNSCWELYCLEHEIHPDGTMPSDTSVGVAHDAFNTFFSETGSGKHVPRAVFVDLEPTVIDEVRTGPYRQLFHPEQLISGKEDAANNFARGHYTIGKEIVDLCLDRVRKLADNCTGLQGFMVFNAVGGGTGSGLGSLLLERLSVDYGKKSKLGFTIYPSPQVSTAVVEPYNSVLSTHSLLEHTDVAVLLDNEAIYDICRRSLDIERPTYTNLNRLISQIISSLTTSLRFDGAINVDITEFQTNLVPYPRIHFMLSSYAPVISAEKAYHEQLSVPEITNAVFEPSSMMAKCDPRHGKYMACCLMYRGDVVPKDVNAAVATIKTKRTVQFVDWCPTGFKCGINYQPPTVVPGGDLAKVQRAVCMISNNTAVAEVFARIDHKFDLMYSKRAFVHWYVGEGMEEGEFSEAREDLAALEKDYEEVGAEGGDDEEEGEEY